A single window of Gavia stellata isolate bGavSte3 chromosome 16, bGavSte3.hap2, whole genome shotgun sequence DNA harbors:
- the DND1 gene encoding dead end protein homolog 1, with translation MPLVGRLETLCQEKHQHHLPPQTWTNSINQANKMALLAWAKETGIDLVQINGQRRYGGPPPGWVGDPPPAGTEVFIGKLPQDVYENALIPLFQSVGKLYEFRLMMTFSGLNRGFAYAKYSNRRGAKEAIAAFNNFEVQKGYAIVVCKSTEKCELSVDGLATSVSRQELEAVLRRITEGVLSITLYTSPCQKRAQLAVLKYSSHQAAAMAKKTLMEGNMRLGGVEMRVDWLNPDLKLKLQSCEEKPSSGRVQGVKCLGVPKQAPLSPVLRNALDRLNTLCQSQYLGTPLFLTKCVQANPNGWLRFWCRVVIPGCPVPFSGFTWVRQDGPGRSGHEEAKVAMALQVLRMLGYQLT, from the exons ATGCCCCTAGTTGGGAGGTTGGAAACTCTTTGCCAAGAAAAGCACCAGCATCATCTTCCTCCTCAGACGTGGACCAACAGTATCAACCAGGCCAATAAGATGGCCCTGCTTGCCTGGGCAAAAGAAACCGGCATCGACCTGGTGCAGATCAATGGGCAGAGGCGATATGGTGGCCCCCCCCCAG GCTGGGTGGGCGACCCCCCGCCGGCCGGCACAGAGGTGTTCATCGGGAAGCTGCCGCAGGACGTGTACGAGAACGCATTGATCCCGCTCTTCCAGAGCGTGGGGAAGCTCTACGAGTTTCGCCTCATGATGACCTTCAGTGGGCTCAACCGGGGCTTTGCCTACGCCAAGTACAGCAACCGGCGTGGTGCCAAGGAGGCCATCGCTGCCTTCAACAACTTTGAGGTGCAGAAGGGATATGCCATCGTGGTGTGCAAGAGCACGGAGAAGTGCGAGTTGAGCGTGGATGGCCTGGCCACCTCGGTGAGCCggcaggagctggaggctgtGCTGCGGCGGATCACGGAGGGGGTCCTCAGCATCACCCTGTACACTAGCCCCTGCCAGAAACGGGCCCAGCTCGCTGTGCTGAAATACAGCTCGCACCAGGCTGCTGCCATGGCCAAGAAAACCCTGATGGAAG GCAACATGAGGCTTGGTGGGGTGGAGATGAGGGTGGACTGGCTGAACCCCGATCTGAAGCTGAAACTGCAGTCGTGCGAGGAGAAGCCATCATCCGGACGGGTGCAAGGGGTCAAGTGCCTGGGGGTCCCCAAGCAGGCGCCCCTCTCTCCGGTGCTGCGCAACGCACTGGACCGCCTGAACACCCTGTGCCAGAGTCAGTACCTGGGGACCCCCCTGTTCCTCACCAAGTGCGTCCAGGCAAACCCCAACGGGTGGCTGCGGTTCTGGTGCCGGGTGGTGATCCCAGGGTGCCCCGTGCCGTTCAGTGGGTTCACGTGGGTCCGGCAGGATGGGCCAGGCAGGAGCGGGCATGAGGAGGCGAAGGTTGCAATGGCGCTGCAGGTTCTCCGGATGCTAG GATACCAGCTGACGTAG